The Halomicronema hongdechloris C2206 genome includes a window with the following:
- a CDS encoding 4a-hydroxytetrahydrobiopterin dehydratase, giving the protein MAAVLSDTDIKSNLSQLSDWQQQGNTIQTVKTFKDFVEAINFVNKLVEPAEAAGHHPDIAISYNKVTINLTSHDAGGITEQDFAMAKTLDQIS; this is encoded by the coding sequence ATGGCCGCCGTACTTAGCGACACCGATATCAAGAGCAACCTGAGCCAGCTTTCCGATTGGCAGCAGCAGGGAAACACCATCCAAACGGTCAAGACCTTTAAGGATTTTGTCGAAGCCATCAACTTCGTCAACAAGCTGGTGGAGCCGGCTGAAGCCGCTGGGCACCATCCCGATATCGCCATCTCCTATAACAAGGTCACCATCAACCTCACCAGCCACGATGCCGGTGGCATCACCGAGCAAGACTTCGCCATGGCAAAAACCCTGGATCAGATTAGCTAG
- a CDS encoding iron uptake porin, which yields MSKLLWKSLLAAPAALGAVLAISGTSVAAESVEPSFNELSAAEPAQLAQVTSVDELSDVLPSDWAYTALQNLVETYGCIEGYPNRTFRGDRALTRYEFAAGLNACLDVISNLIVGGGVGESDLATIRRLQEEFQAELATLRGRVDALEADVAELEANQFSTTTKLRGQVDSHIVAPFDELEGVEDSTTFTNRVQMNFDTSFTGEDRLRVRLQASGGADPLVAGAGLANADDAIGEEYNVIVEDFYYLFPVGDRLDIIIAANNIVTDDYVVSTIVPFDGPSVADPGGPVFYDFDMGGSAGAGFSFALTNNIAIDAGYSFDEAEGADPLIGISAASEQSYIGQVTFISDGILDLAGTFIRGDSGDGAFTNTFAGLANLDFGRFMVSGYYAYHDLDGTPAVGDDDFTTSWMAGIAIPDLFIEGAQLGAYYAGLPEYTSGENPYMIEGYYSIPVNQFLTITPALIYGDIDSGAADEEAFYGAIRATFEF from the coding sequence ATGTCTAAACTGCTGTGGAAATCACTGCTGGCAGCGCCTGCTGCCCTCGGTGCAGTGCTCGCTATCTCTGGTACCTCTGTAGCCGCTGAGTCTGTTGAGCCTAGCTTCAACGAACTGAGTGCTGCCGAGCCCGCACAGCTGGCTCAGGTGACCAGCGTCGATGAACTGTCCGATGTGTTGCCGTCTGACTGGGCCTACACGGCGCTGCAAAACCTGGTAGAGACCTACGGCTGTATCGAAGGCTATCCCAACCGCACTTTCCGCGGTGACCGGGCCCTGACTCGCTACGAATTTGCCGCTGGTCTGAATGCCTGCTTAGACGTTATCTCCAATTTGATCGTCGGTGGTGGTGTCGGTGAGAGTGACCTGGCCACCATCCGTCGTCTGCAAGAAGAGTTCCAGGCTGAACTGGCTACCCTGCGGGGTCGAGTCGATGCCCTGGAAGCCGACGTGGCTGAACTGGAAGCGAACCAGTTCTCCACCACAACCAAACTGCGTGGCCAAGTGGACTCCCACATCGTCGCTCCCTTCGATGAGCTAGAGGGCGTTGAAGATTCCACTACCTTCACCAACCGGGTGCAGATGAACTTCGATACCAGCTTCACCGGTGAAGATCGTCTACGGGTGCGTTTGCAGGCTAGTGGTGGTGCTGATCCATTAGTTGCTGGTGCTGGCTTAGCTAATGCTGATGATGCTATTGGTGAGGAGTACAACGTTATTGTCGAGGACTTCTACTATCTGTTCCCGGTTGGGGATCGCCTAGATATCATCATCGCGGCCAACAACATCGTCACCGATGACTACGTGGTCAGCACCATCGTGCCCTTCGACGGTCCCAGCGTGGCTGACCCCGGTGGTCCTGTATTCTATGACTTTGATATGGGGGGTAGTGCTGGTGCTGGCTTCAGCTTTGCCCTCACCAACAACATTGCCATTGATGCCGGCTATTCCTTTGACGAAGCCGAGGGTGCTGATCCCCTAATTGGTATCTCAGCCGCTTCCGAGCAAAGCTACATCGGTCAGGTCACCTTCATCAGCGATGGCATCCTTGATCTGGCTGGTACCTTCATCCGCGGCGATAGTGGCGATGGTGCCTTTACTAATACCTTTGCTGGTCTAGCCAACCTCGACTTCGGTCGTTTCATGGTTAGTGGCTACTATGCCTACCATGACCTGGATGGCACGCCCGCCGTTGGCGACGATGATTTCACTACCTCCTGGATGGCCGGGATTGCCATTCCCGATCTGTTCATCGAAGGGGCTCAGCTGGGTGCTTATTACGCCGGCTTGCCCGAGTACACCTCTGGTGAGAACCCCTATATGATTGAGGGCTATTACTCGATTCCCGTGAATCAGTTCCTCACCATTACTCCGGCGCTGATTTATGGTGATATCGACTCTGGTGCAGCCGATGAAGAGGCCTTCTACGGTGCTATCCGAGCTACCTTCGAGTTCTAG
- a CDS encoding iron uptake porin has protein sequence MSKLLWKSLLAAPAALGAVLAISGTSVAAESVEPSFNELSAAEPAQLAQVTSVDELSDVLPSDWAYTALQNLVETYGCIEGYPNRTFRGDRALTRYEFAAGLNACLDVISNLIVGGGVGESDLATIRRLQEEFQAELATLRGRVDALEADVAELEANQFSTTTKLRGQVDSHIVAPFDELEGVEDSTTFTNRVRMNFDTSFTGEDRLRVRLQASGGADPLVAGGGLANGDDASGDGDYNVDIDDFYYLFPVGDRLDIIIAANGIVTDDYVVSTIVPFDGPSVADPGGPVFYDFDMGGSAGAGFSFALTNNIAIDAGYSFDEAEGADPLIGISAASEQSYIGQVTFISDGILDLAGTFIRGDSGDGAFTNTFAALANLDFGRFMIGGYFSYHDLDGTPAVGDDDFTTSWQAGIAVPDLFIEGAQLGAYYTALPEYASGVNPYMIEGYYSIPVNQFLTITPALIYGDIDSGAADEEAFYGAIRATFEF, from the coding sequence ATGTCTAAACTGCTGTGGAAATCACTGCTGGCAGCGCCTGCTGCCCTCGGTGCAGTGCTCGCTATCTCTGGTACCTCTGTAGCCGCTGAGTCTGTTGAGCCTAGCTTCAACGAACTGAGTGCTGCCGAGCCCGCACAGCTGGCTCAGGTGACCAGCGTCGATGAACTGTCCGATGTGTTGCCGTCTGACTGGGCCTACACGGCGCTGCAAAACCTGGTAGAGACCTACGGCTGTATCGAAGGCTATCCCAACCGCACTTTCCGCGGTGACCGGGCCCTGACTCGCTACGAATTTGCCGCTGGTCTGAATGCCTGCTTAGACGTTATCTCCAATTTGATCGTCGGTGGTGGTGTCGGTGAGAGCGACCTGGCCACCATCCGTCGTCTGCAAGAAGAGTTCCAGGCTGAACTGGCTACCCTGCGGGGTCGAGTCGATGCCCTGGAAGCCGACGTGGCTGAACTGGAAGCGAACCAGTTCTCCACCACAACCAAACTGCGTGGCCAAGTGGACTCCCACATCGTTGCTCCCTTCGATGAGTTAGAGGGTGTTGAGGATTCCACTACCTTCACCAACCGGGTGCGGATGAACTTCGATACCAGCTTCACCGGTGAAGATCGTCTACGGGTGCGTTTGCAGGCTAGTGGTGGTGCTGATCCATTAGTTGCTGGTGGTGGCTTAGCTAATGGTGATGATGCTAGTGGTGACGGTGATTACAATGTCGACATTGATGACTTCTACTACCTGTTCCCGGTTGGGGATCGCCTAGATATCATCATTGCGGCTAACGGCATCGTTACCGATGACTACGTGGTCAGCACCATCGTGCCCTTCGATGGCCCCAGCGTGGCTGACCCCGGTGGTCCTGTATTCTATGACTTTGATATGGGGGGTAGTGCTGGTGCTGGCTTCAGCTTTGCCCTCACCAACAACATTGCCATTGATGCCGGCTATTCCTTTGACGAAGCCGAGGGTGCTGATCCCCTAATTGGCATCTCAGCCGCTTCCGAGCAGAGCTACATCGGTCAGGTCACCTTCATCAGTGATGGTATCCTTGATCTGGCTGGTACCTTCATCCGCGGCGATAGTGGCGATGGTGCCTTTACCAATACCTTTGCTGCGTTGGCTAACCTTGACTTTGGTCGCTTCATGATTGGTGGCTACTTTTCCTACCATGATCTGGATGGCACGCCCGCCGTTGGTGACGATGACTTCACTACCTCTTGGCAAGCCGGGATTGCGGTTCCCGATCTGTTTATCGAAGGGGCTCAGCTGGGTGCCTACTATACTGCCCTACCTGAGTACGCTTCCGGTGTTAACCCTTACATGATTGAGGGCTATTACTCGATTCCCGTGAATCAGTTCCTCACCATTACTCCGGCACTGATTTATGGTGATATCGACTCTGGTGCAGCCGATGAAGAGGCCTTCTACGGTGCCATCCGAGCTACCTTTGAGTTTTAA